The proteins below are encoded in one region of Apium graveolens cultivar Ventura chromosome 4, ASM990537v1, whole genome shotgun sequence:
- the LOC141716600 gene encoding sister chromatid cohesion protein PDS5 homolog C-like, translating into MATILKEVKLQIQLEAAGKNLLGFSSVASTTPIELLGFLDRVEGLLSEVGQTPSRFMKSALDPAMKALVSDRLLKHSNFNVRVSVASCMSELIRITAPDTPYNDNVQMKDIFNLIVMGLGMLSSEDTGRYEKGLRILRNMTNVRVGVLMVDLECGNLIPKMFRLFLDSIRYPHSVAVFRQMESIMTHTLEESEQISDELLSIILTSVNRKNEHVSSDSRILGETVLTNCNVKLRHFLPRFVRSGNLNVDDYSSVVAHICLCTPEDKHACGS; encoded by the exons ATGGCAACAATTTTGAAGGAGGTAAAGCTTCAAATCCAGCTCGAAGCTGCTGGAAAGAACCTGCTAGGTTTCTCGTCAGTTGCTAGTACTACACCTATAGAGCTCCTCGGGTTTTTAGAC CGAGTAGAAGGGCTTTTATCCGAGGTTGGGCAAACACCTTCCAGGTTTATGAAAAGCGCACTTGACCCCGCAATGAAGGCATTAGTTTCTGATCGGTTGTTAAAGCATTCTAATTTCAATGTGAGAGTGTCAGTTGCATCTTGTATGAGTGAGCTTATAAGAATTACTGCCCCAGACACACCTTACAATGATAATGTTCAAATGAAG GACATTTTTAATCTGATAGTAATGGGACTTGGCATGTTGTCCAGCGAAGATACCGGCAGGTATGAGAAGGGCCTTCGTATTCTTCGTAATATGACAAATGTGAGAGTAGGAGTGCTAATGGTGGACCTTGAGTGTGGCAATTTGATTCCCAAGATGTTCAGGCTGTTCCTGGATTCCATTAG GTACCCCCACTCGGTTGCTGTCTTTAGACAAATGGAGTCTATCATGACCCACACTTTAGAAGAAAGTGAACAAATTTCAGATGAGCTTCTGAGCATCATCCTTACCAGCGTCAACAGAAAAAATGAG CATGTATCATCCGATTCGAGGATATTGGGGGAGACAGTTCTCACAAACTGCAACGTCAAACTCCGCCACTTTCTCCCAAGATTTGTCAGATCCGGGAACCTGAATGTTGACGATTATTCCTCAGTAGTAGCTCACATTTGCCTGTGCACCCCTGAAGACAAACATGCATGTG GATCGTGA